The Streptomyces sp. NBC_00691 genome has a segment encoding these proteins:
- a CDS encoding HlyD family efflux transporter periplasmic adaptor subunit: MQFRQKALSKLQSPEELDLPVRFARPQGRLVLAVTVVVMAAATFWSFTGSVSPKVSAPGILTRAEGSYLLQSPFAGQVTAVHAEEGRQVAPGAPLLTVRTPQGDRDVRAVEGGRVTTLLAKTGLVVTTGADVATVERVENPDDPLVAMLYVPGDSGAAIPVGAQVDLGVQSAPQQRFGVLRGRVEAVGRAPQTAAQITGFLGDSGLAARFARDGDPLAVLVRLERSAATPSGYRWSSADGPPYAVDSTTPVTGTVHLTAQRPVDWLLP; this comes from the coding sequence GTGCAGTTCCGCCAGAAGGCGCTTTCCAAGCTGCAATCGCCCGAAGAACTCGACCTGCCGGTACGCTTCGCGCGCCCGCAGGGCCGGCTCGTGCTCGCCGTCACCGTCGTCGTGATGGCCGCAGCGACGTTCTGGTCATTCACCGGATCCGTGTCACCCAAGGTCAGCGCACCCGGAATTCTCACCCGTGCCGAAGGCAGCTACCTCCTGCAGAGCCCGTTCGCGGGACAGGTCACCGCCGTCCACGCCGAGGAAGGCCGGCAGGTGGCACCGGGCGCACCCCTCCTCACGGTCCGCACGCCCCAGGGAGACCGGGACGTCCGCGCCGTCGAAGGAGGCCGGGTGACGACCCTCCTCGCCAAGACCGGTCTCGTCGTCACCACCGGCGCCGACGTGGCGACCGTGGAACGCGTCGAGAACCCGGACGACCCGCTGGTGGCCATGCTCTACGTGCCCGGCGACAGCGGCGCGGCGATCCCCGTCGGCGCCCAGGTCGACCTCGGCGTCCAGTCCGCGCCCCAGCAGCGGTTCGGCGTGCTCCGCGGCCGGGTCGAGGCCGTCGGCCGCGCCCCGCAGACAGCGGCGCAGATCACCGGCTTCCTCGGCGACAGCGGACTCGCCGCACGGTTCGCCCGGGACGGCGACCCCCTCGCGGTGCTCGTCCGGCTGGAGCGCTCCGCCGCGACCCCGTCCGGCTACCGGTGGTCCTCGGCCGACGGGCCCCCCTACGCCGTCGACTCCACGACGCCCGTCACCGGAACCGTCCATCTCACCGCGCAACGCCCCGTCGACTGGCTCCTCCCATGA
- a CDS encoding NHLP family bacteriocin export ABC transporter peptidase/permease/ATPase subunit, translated as MTATPDTTRTPQLPPAGHRRDRPAPQGGNRRRRPEPAGRSPRRRRPVPKGRTPRSVRTPTVLQMEAVECGAAALAMVLGHYGRFVALEELRIACGVSRDGSRASNLLKAARSYGLKAKGMQMDLAALAGVGPPAILFWEFNHYVVYEGIGRRLGRRGVHINDPAKGRRFVPMDEFDTSFTGVVLTFEPGEGFRRTGRKPGVMGAMPARLRGTSGTLLAAVLASLLLVVVGAAIPALSRTYIDMFLIGEQTSLLGVLFASMAAALLLTAVLTLLQQSNLLRGRIISSTLGSARFLRHLLRLPVTFFSQRNPADLVQRLQSNDAVAETLARDLAAAGVDAVVVVLYAVLLWTYDPQLTVVGIGIALLNVVAMRIVIHVRATDTQKLRAENARLTNTSYSGLQLIETMKATGGEDGFFRRWAGQHAVTLDVRQRLGVPSMWLAIVAPTLAALNSALILMIGGLRAVEGHLSVGLLVAFQALITSFTTPITRLNGVAGRIQDFAADVARLKDVENFPVDPVYARREPPAATRRLKGQVVLDGITFGYSPLDAPLLKDFSLSVGPGQQVALVGGSGSGKSTVSRLISGLYAPWEGTIRIDGMRLEDIPRGALAASVSFVDQDVFLFEGTVRDNVALWDPSLPDEAVVAALEDAAVYEVVARRPGGIHSRVEQDGRNFSGGQRQRLEIARALVRRPSVMVLDEVTSALDAATERLVIDNLRRRGCACVVIAHRLSTVRDSDEILVLERGTVVERGRHEHLLAARGAYAELVKEH; from the coding sequence GTGACCGCGACGCCCGACACGACCCGGACCCCCCAGCTCCCACCCGCCGGGCACCGACGGGACCGCCCCGCGCCGCAGGGCGGCAACCGGCGCCGCCGCCCCGAGCCGGCCGGCCGCAGCCCCCGGCGCCGCCGGCCCGTCCCGAAGGGCCGTACGCCCCGCTCCGTCCGCACCCCCACCGTCCTGCAGATGGAGGCCGTGGAGTGCGGCGCCGCCGCCCTCGCCATGGTGCTCGGCCACTACGGCCGGTTCGTCGCCCTGGAGGAGCTCCGCATCGCCTGCGGCGTCTCCCGCGACGGCTCCCGCGCCAGCAACCTCCTCAAAGCGGCCCGCAGTTACGGCCTCAAGGCCAAGGGCATGCAGATGGACCTGGCCGCACTCGCCGGGGTGGGGCCGCCGGCCATCCTCTTCTGGGAGTTCAACCACTACGTCGTCTACGAGGGCATCGGCCGCCGCCTGGGCCGCCGCGGCGTCCACATCAACGACCCGGCCAAGGGCCGGCGCTTCGTGCCCATGGACGAGTTCGACACCAGCTTCACCGGCGTGGTCCTCACCTTCGAGCCCGGCGAGGGCTTCCGCCGCACCGGTCGGAAGCCCGGCGTCATGGGCGCCATGCCCGCCCGGCTGCGGGGCACCTCGGGCACCCTCCTCGCCGCCGTGCTCGCGAGCCTCCTCCTCGTCGTGGTCGGCGCGGCGATACCCGCGCTGAGCCGTACGTACATCGACATGTTCCTGATCGGCGAGCAGACCTCGCTCCTCGGCGTGCTCTTCGCTTCGATGGCGGCGGCCCTGCTGCTCACGGCGGTGCTCACCCTCCTCCAGCAGTCCAACCTGCTGCGCGGCCGCATCATCTCCTCCACGCTCGGCAGCGCCCGCTTCCTGCGGCATCTGCTGCGCCTTCCCGTCACCTTCTTCTCCCAGCGCAACCCCGCCGATCTGGTCCAGCGACTGCAGTCCAACGACGCGGTCGCCGAGACGCTGGCGCGGGACCTCGCCGCCGCGGGCGTGGACGCGGTGGTCGTGGTCCTCTACGCGGTGCTGCTCTGGACGTACGACCCGCAGCTGACGGTCGTCGGCATCGGCATCGCGCTGCTCAACGTGGTGGCCATGCGGATCGTGATCCATGTGAGGGCCACCGACACCCAGAAGCTCCGGGCCGAGAACGCCCGGCTGACCAACACCTCGTACAGCGGTCTCCAGCTCATCGAGACGATGAAGGCCACCGGCGGGGAGGACGGCTTCTTCCGCCGCTGGGCGGGCCAGCACGCCGTCACCCTCGACGTGCGGCAGCGGCTCGGCGTGCCCAGCATGTGGCTGGCGATCGTCGCGCCGACGCTCGCCGCGCTCAACAGCGCGCTGATCCTGATGATCGGCGGCCTGCGCGCGGTGGAGGGACACCTCTCGGTCGGCCTGCTCGTCGCCTTCCAGGCCCTCATCACCAGCTTCACCACGCCGATCACCCGCCTCAACGGCGTGGCCGGCCGCATCCAGGACTTCGCGGCCGACGTCGCCCGGCTCAAGGACGTCGAGAACTTCCCCGTCGACCCGGTCTACGCGCGGCGCGAGCCGCCCGCCGCCACCCGCCGCCTCAAGGGCCAGGTGGTCCTCGACGGCATCACCTTCGGCTACAGCCCGCTGGACGCCCCGCTCCTGAAGGACTTCTCGCTCTCGGTCGGCCCCGGGCAGCAGGTCGCGCTCGTCGGCGGCTCCGGCAGCGGCAAGTCCACCGTCTCGCGGCTGATCTCCGGGCTGTACGCCCCCTGGGAGGGAACCATCCGCATCGACGGCATGCGGCTGGAGGACATCCCGCGCGGCGCGCTCGCCGCCTCCGTCTCCTTCGTCGACCAGGACGTCTTCCTCTTCGAGGGCACCGTCCGCGACAACGTCGCCCTCTGGGACCCCTCCCTTCCCGACGAGGCCGTCGTGGCGGCCCTCGAGGACGCCGCCGTGTACGAGGTCGTCGCGCGCCGCCCCGGTGGCATCCACAGCCGGGTCGAGCAGGACGGCCGCAACTTCTCCGGCGGCCAGCGCCAACGCCTGGAGATCGCACGGGCCTTGGTCCGGCGTCCCAGCGTCATGGTCCTCGACGAGGTGACCAGCGCCCTGGACGCGGCGACCGAGCGCCTCGTCATCGACAACCTGCGGCGCCGGGGCTGCGCCTGCGTGGTCATCGCCCACCGGCTGAGCACCGTCCGTGACAGCGACGAGATCCTCGTCCTGGAGCGCGGCACCGTCGTCGAGCGCGGCCGCCACGAGCATCTGCTCGCGGCGCGGGGCGCGTACGCCGAACTGGTCAAGGAGCACTGA
- a CDS encoding NHLP bacteriocin export ABC transporter permease/ATPase subunit, with product MTSPHPAPVAVDPVVAALGGLGTSLDCTGLRSLSLEGPLVLWLVVEGELDLFAIDAAQEGHWHFLGRLAPGTLLLGPAEGPGHTLIGRPLQGCRLRRVELRELLPYGPGAHGPGGYGHEEYGAAEVTLSPLENAFVLGIGRGLRVLYQAPLESRDAAGPGAADDDVLWMQITPGSVRYGAVYEGYEEYDTAAALLVDGAMWQGMVDQQYRLLYALDDWIEQAERAHEDRTAAGIEAGEAARTQADQALLASIGRPGGRSRGASVRGGSADAAFAVCRLVAREAGITLSEPVGSGADAGQTDPVERIARASRIRTRGVSLHGRWWRENSGPLVGRREADGTPVALLWRRGGYEAVDPATGTRERVDADDEGAFETGAVMFYRPLPDGRPSLPRLLRFGLRGTGGDLRTLFLGGLVTVVLGALVPIATGKVLGEYVPHAEDSLIVQTALALVATSVVSAAFMLLQNIAILRVEGRIEATLQPAVWDRLLRLPVTFFAGGSTGELASAAMGVSAIRSVLSGIGSVCLQAGTVGTVNLVLLLFYSVPLALAALAMLLVIAALFLGLGLWQLRYQRRLLTLGNKLNNQAFQTLRGLPKLRVAAAESFAYAAWAREFARTRELQQRIGRIKNALTVLNAVCPPLCMLVMFMLLAGPARGSMSAAEFLTFSTAVTILLSSVTQLTGALISAAAVQPMFEQIGPVLRETPEVRGSSTRPGVLSGAVEAKNLSYRYTEDGPLVLDDVSVQVRPGEFVAIVGASGCGKSTLLRLLIGFDRPVTGSVLYDGQDLAALDRAAVRRQCGVVLQNAQPFSGSILDCIRGAEPYAPEEAWEAAAMAGLAEDIKAMPMGMHTMLSDGGGTVSGGQRQRLMIAQALIRKPRVLFLDEATSALDNEAQRVVIESTRALRATRVVIAHRLSTIMDADRVIVMADGRVAQQGPPAELLAETSGPFHALVRRQLG from the coding sequence GTGACGTCCCCCCACCCCGCGCCCGTCGCCGTGGACCCGGTCGTGGCCGCCCTGGGCGGTCTCGGCACGTCCCTGGACTGCACGGGCCTGCGCAGCCTGTCCCTGGAGGGGCCGCTCGTGCTGTGGCTCGTCGTCGAGGGAGAGCTCGACCTGTTCGCGATCGACGCGGCGCAGGAGGGCCACTGGCACTTCCTGGGCCGCCTCGCACCGGGCACGCTGCTGCTCGGCCCGGCCGAGGGCCCCGGCCACACCCTGATCGGCCGCCCCCTGCAGGGCTGCCGGCTGCGCCGCGTCGAACTGCGCGAGCTGCTGCCGTACGGCCCCGGGGCCCACGGGCCCGGGGGGTACGGGCACGAGGAGTACGGCGCCGCCGAGGTGACGTTGAGCCCTCTGGAGAACGCCTTCGTGCTCGGCATCGGGCGCGGTCTGCGCGTCCTGTACCAGGCGCCGCTGGAGAGCCGGGACGCCGCGGGACCGGGTGCGGCCGACGACGACGTCCTGTGGATGCAGATCACCCCGGGCAGCGTCCGGTACGGCGCCGTGTACGAGGGGTACGAGGAGTACGACACCGCGGCCGCGCTCCTCGTCGACGGGGCGATGTGGCAGGGCATGGTCGACCAGCAGTACCGGCTGCTCTACGCCCTGGACGACTGGATCGAACAGGCCGAGCGCGCCCACGAGGACCGTACGGCGGCCGGCATCGAGGCCGGTGAGGCCGCCCGTACCCAGGCCGACCAGGCGCTGCTCGCCTCCATCGGCCGCCCCGGCGGCCGGTCGCGCGGGGCGTCCGTGCGCGGCGGGAGCGCCGACGCGGCCTTCGCCGTGTGCCGGCTGGTCGCCCGCGAGGCGGGCATCACCCTGTCCGAGCCGGTCGGGTCCGGCGCCGACGCCGGACAGACCGATCCCGTCGAGCGCATCGCGCGCGCCTCCCGGATCCGGACCCGGGGCGTCAGCCTCCACGGCCGCTGGTGGCGCGAGAACAGCGGACCGCTGGTGGGGCGGCGGGAGGCGGACGGCACACCGGTCGCCCTGCTCTGGCGGCGCGGCGGGTACGAGGCCGTCGACCCCGCCACCGGCACCCGGGAGCGGGTGGACGCCGACGACGAGGGCGCCTTCGAAACCGGCGCCGTCATGTTCTACCGCCCGCTGCCCGACGGGAGGCCCAGCCTGCCGCGGCTGCTCCGGTTCGGCCTGCGGGGGACCGGCGGGGACCTGCGCACCCTCTTCCTGGGCGGTCTGGTCACGGTCGTCCTGGGCGCGCTCGTCCCCATCGCGACCGGCAAGGTCCTCGGCGAGTACGTCCCCCACGCCGAGGACAGCCTCATCGTGCAGACGGCGCTCGCGCTCGTCGCGACGAGTGTCGTCTCGGCCGCCTTCATGCTGCTGCAGAACATCGCGATCCTGCGGGTGGAGGGCCGCATCGAGGCCACGCTGCAACCGGCCGTCTGGGACCGGCTGCTGAGGCTGCCGGTGACGTTCTTCGCCGGCGGCTCCACCGGCGAGCTGGCGAGCGCCGCCATGGGCGTCAGCGCCATCCGCAGCGTGCTCTCCGGCATCGGCTCGGTCTGTCTGCAGGCGGGCACCGTGGGCACGGTGAACCTCGTCCTGCTGCTCTTCTACAGCGTGCCGCTGGCCCTGGCCGCGCTCGCCATGCTGCTCGTCATCGCCGCGCTCTTCCTGGGGCTCGGGCTGTGGCAGCTGCGGTACCAGCGCCGGCTGCTCACGCTCGGCAACAAGCTCAACAACCAGGCGTTCCAGACCCTGCGGGGGCTGCCCAAGCTGCGTGTCGCCGCCGCCGAGAGCTTCGCCTACGCCGCCTGGGCGCGGGAGTTCGCCCGGACCCGGGAACTCCAGCAGCGGATCGGCCGGATCAAGAACGCCCTCACCGTCCTCAACGCGGTCTGCCCGCCGCTGTGCATGCTGGTGATGTTCATGCTGCTCGCGGGACCGGCGCGGGGCAGCATGTCCGCCGCCGAGTTCCTCACCTTCAGCACGGCCGTGACGATCCTGCTGTCCTCGGTCACCCAGCTGACCGGCGCGCTGATCTCGGCCGCCGCCGTGCAGCCGATGTTCGAGCAGATCGGGCCGGTCCTCCGGGAGACACCCGAGGTGCGCGGCTCCAGCACGCGGCCGGGAGTGCTGAGCGGGGCGGTCGAGGCGAAGAACCTGTCCTACCGGTACACCGAGGACGGTCCGCTCGTCCTGGACGACGTGTCGGTCCAGGTGCGGCCCGGCGAGTTCGTCGCGATCGTCGGGGCCAGCGGCTGCGGCAAGTCGACCCTGCTCCGTCTGCTGATCGGCTTCGACCGGCCGGTCACGGGCAGCGTCCTGTACGACGGTCAGGATCTGGCGGCGCTCGACCGGGCGGCCGTACGCCGGCAGTGCGGCGTCGTCCTGCAGAACGCGCAGCCGTTCTCGGGCTCGATCCTCGACTGCATCCGCGGGGCCGAGCCGTACGCGCCGGAGGAGGCCTGGGAGGCGGCCGCCATGGCCGGTCTGGCCGAGGACATCAAGGCCATGCCCATGGGCATGCACACCATGCTGTCCGACGGCGGCGGTACCGTCTCCGGCGGCCAGCGCCAGCGGCTCATGATCGCCCAGGCCCTCATCCGCAAGCCGCGCGTCCTCTTCCTGGACGAGGCCACCAGCGCCCTGGACAACGAGGCGCAGCGCGTCGTCATCGAGTCCACGCGCGCGCTGCGCGCCACGCGCGTCGTGATCGCCCACCGGCTGTCCACGATCATGGACGCCGACCGGGTGATCGTCATGGCGGACGGACGGGTCGCCCAGCAGGGACCACCGGCCGAACTGCTCGCCGAGACGAGCGGTCCGTTCCACGCGCTCGTACGCCGCCAGCTCGGCTGA
- a CDS encoding long-chain fatty acid--CoA ligase, giving the protein MKSTMQDRELLVRDLLAHGRRVYADSRVIRCADARDERSSQTFADIADQAERLAAALAGLGVRIGERVATLAWNTPEHLVAYLAVPSMGAVLHTLNLRLHPDQLGYIVEHAEDAVLLVDSTLQEMLTPLRDRLGSVRHVVVIGGAPEADLPGHIAVHRWDDLLAAERPGYVWPDLDEREAAALCYTTGTTGDPKGVAYSHRSITLHTLGVSGGSGFAMHDGDRVLPIVPMFHANAWGWPYSAWLAGSDLIMNGRQLHTPDLARIINEERPTAVAAICTIWNSLVHHGERHPLDLSGVRLAGCGGATPPRALLQKLKDRYGVRLTQGWGLTETSPLATFAVPPYGTPDEEEVGWLAKSGRVMPYVDVRLIAEDGTEQPWDGTSVGELELRGPWVTGSYYNTPDSPEKFHDGWLRTGDLGVIEPGGWVVVSDRLKDGIKSGGEWISTIELENAIIEHPAVLEAIVVGVPDPRWEERPLACVSLVPGAEADGDELREFLTGRVARWWVPERWSFVDAVPKTSVGKYDKRAVRTQYADGALDVWVPGPGDAGAQAPTESGAPGE; this is encoded by the coding sequence ATGAAGAGCACGATGCAGGACCGTGAGCTGCTCGTCCGTGACCTCCTCGCCCACGGCCGACGCGTCTACGCGGACAGCCGGGTGATCCGATGCGCCGACGCGCGGGACGAGCGGTCCTCGCAGACCTTCGCCGACATCGCCGACCAGGCCGAACGACTCGCGGCCGCACTGGCCGGGCTGGGTGTGCGGATCGGCGAGCGGGTCGCCACGCTCGCCTGGAACACTCCCGAACACCTGGTGGCCTATCTCGCCGTACCGAGCATGGGCGCCGTCCTCCACACGCTCAACCTCCGCCTGCACCCCGACCAGTTGGGCTACATCGTCGAGCACGCCGAGGACGCCGTCCTCCTCGTCGACTCGACCCTCCAGGAGATGCTCACCCCCCTGCGGGACCGGCTCGGCAGCGTACGCCACGTGGTCGTCATCGGCGGAGCGCCGGAGGCCGACCTGCCCGGACACATCGCCGTGCACCGCTGGGACGACCTCCTCGCGGCCGAACGCCCCGGCTACGTCTGGCCCGACCTGGACGAGCGGGAGGCGGCCGCGCTCTGCTACACCACGGGCACCACGGGGGACCCCAAGGGCGTCGCCTACAGCCACCGTTCCATCACCCTGCACACCCTCGGCGTCTCGGGCGGTTCCGGTTTCGCGATGCACGACGGCGACCGCGTCCTGCCGATCGTGCCGATGTTCCACGCCAACGCCTGGGGCTGGCCGTACTCCGCCTGGCTGGCCGGCTCCGACCTCATCATGAACGGCCGGCAGCTGCACACCCCGGACCTGGCCCGCATCATCAACGAGGAGCGGCCCACCGCGGTGGCCGCGATCTGCACGATCTGGAACAGCCTGGTCCACCACGGCGAGCGGCACCCGCTGGACCTGAGCGGCGTACGGCTCGCGGGCTGCGGCGGCGCGACCCCGCCCCGCGCCCTGCTGCAGAAGCTCAAGGACCGCTACGGGGTCCGTCTGACACAGGGCTGGGGACTCACCGAGACCAGCCCCCTCGCCACCTTCGCGGTCCCCCCGTACGGCACCCCCGACGAGGAGGAGGTCGGCTGGCTGGCGAAGAGCGGCCGGGTCATGCCCTACGTCGACGTACGGCTGATCGCCGAGGACGGCACCGAACAGCCCTGGGACGGCACCTCGGTGGGCGAACTGGAGCTGCGCGGCCCCTGGGTCACCGGCTCGTACTACAACACCCCCGACTCTCCGGAGAAGTTCCACGACGGCTGGCTGCGCACCGGAGACCTGGGCGTCATCGAACCGGGCGGCTGGGTGGTGGTGAGCGACCGCCTCAAGGACGGCATCAAGAGCGGCGGCGAGTGGATCTCCACCATCGAGCTGGAGAACGCGATCATCGAGCACCCCGCGGTCCTGGAGGCCATCGTGGTCGGAGTGCCCGACCCGCGCTGGGAGGAACGCCCGCTGGCCTGCGTGTCTCTGGTGCCGGGCGCCGAGGCCGACGGGGACGAGCTGCGGGAGTTCCTGACCGGACGGGTGGCCCGCTGGTGGGTGCCGGAGCGCTGGTCGTTCGTGGACGCGGTGCCCAAGACCAGCGTCGGCAAGTACGACAAGCGGGCCGTACGGACCCAGTACGCGGACGGGGCACTGGACGTCTGGGTCCCGGGCCCGGGTGACGCCGGAGCCCAGGCGCCGACGGAGTCCGGGGCGCCCGGGGAGTGA
- a CDS encoding flavin-containing monooxygenase, producing MRIDQADPIRRQDGARTTALPATVPVAVVGAGQSGLAVGYYLRQAGVECVLLDAGGEVGETWERRWESLTLFTSAQFSGLPGLPFPGDGRHYPGKDEVVAYLRDYAERFDLPVLTDHRVLSVRRDGDGYLLSTTRGDCRAGQVVIATGAFGIPRLPEFAAALSPDVPTLHTTEYRSPAQVAPGTVVVVGDGNSGRQIAAELSATHQVVLSCSEAVSPPLPQTVVGRDMFWWMSVLGVMRLPVSMQAPDPVVGDRVPGLVAAGGIRTVGRITAADGAELLVADGERVKPSTVIWATGFRTDWSWLDPEMLDADGQPRHTEGTGAVPGSYYLGLYRMRTRGSALIGFVGRDAEHVATALVAAARGKDTTTTPSTTEGRPS from the coding sequence ATGCGAATTGATCAGGCCGACCCGATACGGCGGCAGGACGGTGCGCGGACGACCGCGCTTCCGGCCACCGTGCCGGTCGCCGTCGTCGGAGCGGGCCAGTCCGGGCTCGCGGTCGGGTACTACCTGCGGCAGGCCGGCGTGGAGTGCGTGCTGCTCGACGCGGGCGGCGAGGTCGGCGAGACGTGGGAGCGGCGCTGGGAGTCGCTGACGCTGTTCACGTCCGCGCAGTTCTCCGGGCTGCCGGGCCTGCCGTTCCCCGGCGACGGCCGGCACTACCCCGGCAAGGACGAGGTGGTGGCGTATCTGCGGGACTACGCGGAACGGTTCGACCTGCCGGTGCTGACGGACCACCGGGTGCTGTCGGTACGCAGGGACGGCGACGGCTATCTGCTGAGCACGACGCGCGGCGACTGCCGGGCCGGTCAGGTCGTGATCGCGACCGGGGCGTTCGGGATCCCCCGGCTTCCGGAGTTCGCCGCGGCGCTGAGTCCGGACGTGCCCACGCTGCACACCACCGAGTACCGGAGCCCCGCGCAGGTGGCTCCGGGGACGGTGGTGGTCGTCGGCGACGGCAACTCCGGGCGGCAGATCGCCGCCGAGCTGTCCGCCACCCACCAGGTGGTGCTCAGTTGCAGCGAGGCGGTCTCACCGCCCCTGCCGCAGACGGTCGTCGGCCGGGACATGTTCTGGTGGATGAGCGTCCTCGGGGTGATGCGCCTGCCCGTGAGCATGCAGGCGCCCGACCCGGTGGTCGGCGACCGGGTGCCCGGCCTGGTCGCGGCGGGCGGGATCCGGACCGTGGGCCGGATCACCGCGGCCGACGGCGCCGAACTCCTCGTCGCGGACGGCGAGCGCGTCAAGCCGTCCACGGTGATCTGGGCGACCGGCTTCCGCACCGACTGGAGCTGGCTCGACCCGGAGATGCTCGACGCCGACGGGCAGCCGCGGCACACCGAGGGCACGGGGGCCGTGCCCGGCAGCTACTACCTGGGGCTGTACCGGATGCGTACCCGCGGCTCGGCACTGATCGGCTTCGTCGGCCGCGACGCCGAGCACGTCGCCACGGCGCTCGTCGCCGCCGCCCGGGGCAAGGACACCACCACCACTCCGTCCACGACAGAAGGCCGCCCGTCATGA